DNA from Triplophysa rosa linkage group LG12, Trosa_1v2, whole genome shotgun sequence:
ATAAAGCAGTCAACACATTTTTGGCACAAATGGAACCCCATAGGTTTCAGGTGTATTCACTTTAAATAAAGATTTGCACTTGAAAAAGTACCTTAAAACTCCAATACGCATTTTGTCCTTTTGTGAACTGAAAGCACATGCTTTAATTTTGTCTACGAAATCACAAAACTCATTCCCGCAAAGCATTTACAGAATCGTGGATTTTGTGCACCGTTACAGCCTTCCAAAAGTTTGTCTTTGTGCCTATGGAAAAATATGTTCtcatattctgtttttatttttatcttttatttcacTATCAGTTCACTATTCCCATAGTGAATCAAGAGCCATCGAGGTGGAGCCGGGCATCTTCTTGGACTGGACTGATGGCAGGCTAACAGAGGAGTTGTCCAACGATCAGAACGACTGCTCAGACACCCATTTACAGGAGGAGGTTTTCTATGGGGTTCCATTTGTACCAAAAATGTGTCGACTGCTTTATgccttgtactatacatttgtcttTGTCTACGGTCATTGCCTACTTGTTCAGGTAAATCGGTATATGTTGACGTGTATGTTGTCTGTTGAAGTCGTCTTAATATGTCGTCCTGCCGTCTTTTTCACTGTTGTCCTTATTGTCGTTTGGTTCTGTCAACTTTACTATCGTTCTGTCCTGTTATCCTGTCTGTCGTCCGTGCTGTCGTCCTTGCTCTGTTAGCTTTAAAATTGTTTAAACTGTGTCAAATATGTGCACAGGCGCAGACACAAAGATGTCCAAACAAACGTCTTATCATCctcacaaaaaaaagttttatagtAAATTActtcatttataaaatatactaTATTGCTAGTTTACtagcttttacatttttaaacttcaacattttaaacacttaattatatattttttaatgtttatttatttgtttatacaagttcaatttttatcattttttattttataactagttcaaaatgttatatttttagtatatatttgtatattttttaactagtcatatatttaacatttttataatattcatatttagtATAGTAAATATAAGACAAACTTCCTTAATAAACGCTTCCTCCCCCCTTACACTGTGTGTCTGTCGGTATTGTCGGTACAATGTCACAGTTTACAAGCCTGATTTCTCTTGTATACATGTGTATACTATGTGTTTTCTGCTTGACTTTCTTTTCTCTCAAAGCTTTTCTCcacttttttcttttcagtttttgttttttgtcactGTCGTCTTTGGCTTGCTCACTGCTAACATTGGGTTTAGGATTTTATACATGACATTTCATATCAACATTTTATGTACACTTGGCATAAAGCGTCCTGCTAAAGAAGTGAACAGTATCGTCGTCtctcatttgattggccacctcATTGTTTTTACAGGTGGAACGCGTTGTGTTGTAAAATAAATGCAGCACCAAAGTACAGTTAGGCTTTTAGGCAGTTATTTCACAAATTTTATTACACACCATGGACAAATGACGAATACGGcgtgagaaaatggatgtgtggCGCGAGAGTCAATTCCGTGAGTCTTATGTCGAATGCGTGAGAGTTGGCAAAAAACAGTAACATGAACGTTAAATTTATTTCCGTTTCGTGGATAATTTTCTTAAAGTAtggagacatttaaaaaaaagtaaattccAGTAGTATACAACTCAAAAACACATTCTTTAAATGAAGGCAGAGACCAGAATTATTCTAGTGCTTGTGGGGGTTTTGAATGTTGGACTTGTTTTATGAGGCAGGCATTTTGGAATGGTTTTATAGTGTTCTCATTCAATCAGTCTtccaactttaaataaaataatactaaaATACTGAACCTCTTTCAGAGATCCAGTTTGCCGTGGCGTACTGAACGTTTGAAAAGTGTGATGTCACAGCGACACAATCGAAGGTGCATACAGAAGAACAGAGGCACATAAACCTCAGACAGCTTTATATGATCTTAAAGGGACGTCCTGTAGCCGAGGTTTCACTAAACGTCCGATAACTTCAGCAACAGCTTTCAAAGTGCAGAAATGTCCAAAtcaggaaaaataaacaaagtcatATTCATGTTCGTATAAAATACTACGTTATTTTAGCATTAAGAGGACATTCATCTTTCAATTAGGATGATTTGCATCTAAACTGCAAAATTCTATATTATGTTCATTTTCCTGCAACATTTGCGTTTGTTTATGAAATGGTTTTGCCAACTGAACAGTTTGCATTTATTGCTAAAGTTAAAAGAATAATTCactggaaaatgaagatgatgcCATTCTGTACTCATTCCCATGGCTCTGTGTGACATTCTCCTATGGAACACAATGAGTGTTAAACAGTGCCCAGGCATAAAATACAGCATACACGACTAAAACTAAAGATTTGAAATATCCGAGCGTGAGTATAGTTTCATATTTGAGTGAGCTTTCTATTAAAAGAACGCATTTCCTAAAAGGCAAAGATACGGCATCCAGGATTAATATCTAATAATACCCCTTTCAACAAATTCctaatgtaaaacaaacgttaAAACATTTTCACGAGAAACTCAACGCCAGCTTGAAATGCACGTGACATTTAAACGTTGAATGTACAGCGTCCAGTGTATGTACGGGACGACAGAAGCCTCTTCATACAAACCAAACATTACTGGCCAGAAATGAGAAAGTGCTCGACTCTGAGGAACTGTTACTGTAAGGATTAAGAAGACCCTGTTGTACACCTGGGGATGCATGCGGCCGAATGATGCGAGTGCATTCAAACATCTGAACAAACACCATGGCTCCTCTGGAGGCTTCATTTGGTCCACTACACCAGAAGTCTACGGTGGCTGACGAGGCGGCTCATGTTAGAAGGCGACGAGAAAAGAAATGTATCAGGACAGCTGCTCGCTGTCGAAAACAAAGTTAACAAGGTCCGTGACTCCAGTAaactcttcctcttcttcatcaTCCTCATCCCGAGCTGCCGCCGGCAGAGGGACCAGGCCATTGTGCCTGCCTTTGGGTGTGTGCTTCGACCTGGAGTCCTCCGGGACTTTAGAGGACTTGCCTGTGGAGATCTTTCCTCTGGTGTTCTGCCTCCTTTGCCGCACgccttcctcctcctcttcatcgTCAGTTTCTATGCGGTTTGACCTCCTGCGGAGGGGCCGCTGGTCTTCCTCAGATCCGTCTGTTTCTCCTTCTTCCTCAGAGTTCTCCTCCTCATCTTCCTCACTGGAGCTTCTCTGCTGTCTCTGTTTTAGATGTTGGTGTCTCTGTTTGGATTCGTCCCGTCTGGACTCGCTTCTCTGTCCTCTGTCTCTTCTCTGCAGGGACTTTGGCTCAAAGTCTTGAGAATGTACAGACTCTACAAAAGGAGGTGAAAAGGAAAGGGAAAGAAACGTGATAGTCCGGATAAAATTGTGATATAGAGTTGTGATGTGAACAAACAACATCAGTTTGCCTTGGCGAAATTCTTTACAGGCTTCCTTGCAGCTATGACTGTTGGTGATAAAATATCGGAAAAGATCACTTAAATAGACACAGAAAAagctaaatttacattttaaaaatcaaatttaaGATAGTCAAAGTGTGTAGTGACCTTCACTGTTGGAGCTGGACAGTCGTCGACGGTGAACCACGGACGAGTTCTTCTGATTGGACGCCTTTTGTGACCCCTCCGATTCGGACGTTTCGTAGTAGTTGACGAAAGAGTTCTGCCTGCGCCGTGGACGCCTTCTGCTCGTGTCCACGTCGCTCTCGCTAAACTCGTTCGATGCCTCCGTCTCTGAGATGAAAGAGAGAGGTCAGGGAGGTCAAATGTGAAGGCAAATCGAACAAAAACTGTATATGAAAACGCAAACAAACCCatttcttcctcctcctcctcctcttctgaGTTTAACACCTCCTCCTCTGAGGAGCCTCTCCGTCGGCTGGAAAGTCTGCCTCTGCTCCTCCTGGCTCTTTGAGTGTGTGTGCTTCTGCTGGTTCTTCTGGATCTCGATGGATTTCCAGCATTACTATCAGCGCTGCCCCATTCACTGCCCTCACCGGAGCCCACTTCAGCATCGCCATCTCCCGAAACCACAAACTCCTCCTCCTCCATGCTAGCAGCAGAATAACAGACAGTGATGCAGATATTGAACCCTCAATGTATACTAAAACATGAGttcatctctctcacacacgtgcacacacacctgTCACTGAGCTGAAAGTCATCCTCACTCTCCTCCTCGTCCACCGTACTGTCACTGTCCAAGTCTTTGAGTCGCCGGCGTTTTCTTTTACGTGGTGCGAGGGGCTTCACAGACCGGCGAGTCTCTCGGCTGACCGTGCTGCGCTGTTGATTCGTGACGGTCGACACATGTTTATCACATCCGACACCTGCTGGAAACACGAGCAGAATGTATATCGCTGcatgaaaatgaaaccatttctCATAAATCTCATAAAACCAACCTGTGTCCTGCGAGTCTTGAAGATCTTCCTCTATCGCCTCATCGATGGCTTCGTCAAAGTCATCAAACCTGAGCGGCAGTGATGAGAAAATGAAGTTCACAAAGACAGAATCACATCGTCTGCTAGAGTCAGtgagaaacactgatcaccTGTAACTGATGGATTTCCTCGTCCTGGTGGATCGACGGCCCAGATTGTTGCTCTTCTTTGCGTCTTTCTTTTTCTGTGGCGAGTCGTCTCCGGCGTCACCGTCCTGCCACGATGAAAGGCCACAAcattcaaatcaaataaaaccaaCTACAGACTACTACAAAACCTAAATCCTGTCCTTTATAtggacggtttcagcggcaacaacataaacaaacgttatgtggcccaaacttaacttccggtagacctttgtaaagaatcaataactgttgagtagttttaatttaatacaatgaatatacaataacatattcatataaatgaatgtaaatgaagtataaaatacattgttatattataaccaaacacagaccggaagttaacttcgggccaggcgcgtgtgtctgatgaaaccatctataattCACTTACTTATTTCAGACATTCCACAACCATAACCATAACATACCTACCATAACATACTAGAGTACAGCATGTTACAATACATTATTATGCTATACAACACTGTATGGTTTAGTATCTTATGGCATAGATTATGTAGCTGTGTTGTATACTGTATGGTGTGGTATGGTACAGTGCAGTATAATATTGAATGGTGTGATGCAACATAATTCAGTAAAGCGCACGCAGTATGGTAAACTACATAGTATAGTATGGTATGGTATGGTATATGGCATAGTATTGTATACTATAGCATATTGCCGTACAGAATGGCACAGTATGGTATAGTATAGTATGGTATACTATAGCATACCAAAGCACAGCATAGTATGTATAGCATAGCATGGTATAGTTTATCATAGCATAGTGAAGTACAGCATGGCATGGTATAGTATAGCATAGCGAAGTACAACATAGTATGGTACAGTACAGCATAGTGCAATATGGTGTGGCATGGTATAGTCTAATGCAATACCGTATTGTATGGCACAGTACATTACGGTATGGTATAGCATAGTGCTGTGCGGTATGGTATATCGTAGTGCAATATGGTGTGGTATAGTATGGTATAGTGCAATATGGTGTGGTATGGTATAGTCTAGTGCAGTACCGTATGGTGTAGTACAGTTTGGTATGGTATAGTATAGTGCTGTATGGTATGGTATAGTGCAATATTGTGTGGTATGGTATAGTCTAGCGCAGTACCGTATGGTATAGTACAGTACGGTATGGTATCGTATGGCCCTGTGCGGTATGATATAGTGCAATATGGTGTGGTATGGTATAGTCTAGTGCAGTACCGTATGGTATAGTACAGTGTGGTATGGTATAGTATAGTGCTGTATGGTATGGTATAGTGCAATATGGTATAGTCTAGCGCAGTACCGTATGGTAAAGTACATTATGGTATGGTATATTATAGGCTGTAGGAGAAGTATACAGTAGTATCGTATCATATCATATAGTATAGAATACAGTAGCAGGAGCTGCAGACTTACTGGGGTTGGGATGATGTTCTCCACGCTGATGCCCACATACACTAACCGTTCACGCCTgcgtgagagagagacggaTCACATCAGGAAATGTATATCATCATACGAGAAAGAAAAgctggtgtgtgtatgtgtgccaCCCACAACCAATAGAAATCATCATTGGTTGTGATGGACTaccagaagtgtgtgtgtgtgtgtgtgtgtgtgtgtgtgtgtgtaccttcgttcagctctctctttcttcttcagCGCCGTGTCCAGATTCTGTAGCTGTTCCTCTAACCTCTCACAGAGAAGTTTCTGCAAACGACAGGAACATAGAGTCCTTCAACAggcttcacatacacacactgttTTCTTTGATATAATAAAGATTGAGCCCCTTACATGCTGGCagggaggacagaaccattcTCCATCAGGAATGATCATGAGAGGAGGTCTCAGACAGGCTGTGTGATAGCCGCTGTCACACAAGTCACACAGGAGAATCTGAGACAAAAACACACCGACGGAGAAAATATGAGACAACGCTAAGCGCgttttataaataaagcatttgtttGAACTGATGTAGTGTCTCACCAGCTCGGGGTGGTTGGTGAGACCGCAGTGTTTACAAGCATCTTCAGGCGGAAGCTCATTCGACTGGTCCGAGTCACTCTCACTCTTATTGTCTCCTCTCTCCGATTTGTTGTCCTCATCATTTGTGGCTTTGTCATCACCCGCATCCTCGTCGCCCTCCAGGGCTCCTTTGGATTTGCAGTTTTTAGCACGGGTTTTCGACCAGCGTGGGCGTCTGTGTCGTCGCTTGCCCTGGAAAAGTGGAAGATACATCTGAATAAAAACCTTCAGACACATTCTTCGATCAGATATACAGAGATTTCAAGTTACCTTTAAAGACTTGGTCCGTCCTTCCACGTCCACCTTCTTGTCAACCTCCTTTGTGGGCAGAATTTTCACCTCTTCGTCTTCTGTGTGTTCGCCTTGAGCCGTCAGTGTTTGATCTGGTTTTCGATCCTGAATATCAGCCACTTTGGGGCTGGGTTTACAGATGCGAGCAGATCTCCGTAAGGACCGTCGATTGCTGGTTTCAGACTGGATGTGCTGGAGTTCAGGAGTACGTCTGTGACGCGGGATCTTAATCTTCAGTCGAATCCCTTCCTTCTGAAGTTCAGACGATACCTCCTCATCGTCATCGTCTTCGTGTGTTTCACCTTCTCCTGCTTCTCCTCTCTCTGAAACCCTGCAGATGTCGGACGAGGAGTGTTTTGTGCTTTGACCCTCATCTCTTCTGTGCAGCTTGGATTTGCTCTTTTGAGAGCTCCTCTTTCTCGGGCTTCTCAAACTCTTCTCTTCACTTTCATTCTCGGC
Protein-coding regions in this window:
- the rsf1a gene encoding remodeling and spacing factor 1 isoform X1, producing MAAPSTTAGLPPASSPGFAVLCSFLERYGSALDLPELNFSQLERYLQETSAVPQPLIELHVKLLRKISKSVTTEKWEKYLIKVCQECNSTWAWELERKSYAEMTVEFKTGILKYLCECQFDDNLKFKTLVNEEDPDNMRLQPIGRDKEGLMYWFQLDQEQNVRVYAEEQDDLDGSSWRCIARTRNDLADALDQLKAQIDSSVNQEKLDGPKSPSTEKEGKAGDLKNCGSTLTDSIITSTKTNNSMKREASPVAVKPERDVKDEAEWKDVSKPKTQPIPVIDNRVSTIKTLVKEEAKDCPRTWNTISVVMPPVPVKPEMQDDKKEPTRVISSDQQAKIPLKKRELKRSGGYDISNHYGNVNHNNNNLNSNGSISTSTGGIIVRNPSVLLVKEPHVRNEEKMPTVTVPQELNITSSCEKQTSVEPYQKTIRGQYVGVGVIKGPLDRKRPLAESENTSTKDRNGLHGNGSVLTSGAGDEDGGRRSVLVGRSVIKTDNGSVPEEFLSKDVNKMCPDVLESPTIEETETIEMKESQTDVPAENESEEKSLRSPRKRSSQKSKSKLHRRDEGQSTKHSSSDICRVSERGEAGEGETHEDDDDEEVSSELQKEGIRLKIKIPRHRRTPELQHIQSETSNRRSLRRSARICKPSPKVADIQDRKPDQTLTAQGEHTEDEEVKILPTKEVDKKVDVEGRTKSLKGKRRHRRPRWSKTRAKNCKSKGALEGDEDAGDDKATNDEDNKSERGDNKSESDSDQSNELPPEDACKHCGLTNHPELILLCDLCDSGYHTACLRPPLMIIPDGEWFCPPCQHKLLCERLEEQLQNLDTALKKKERAERRRERLVYVGISVENIIPTPDGDAGDDSPQKKKDAKKSNNLGRRSTRTRKSISYRFDDFDEAIDEAIEEDLQDSQDTAGVGCDKHVSTVTNQQRSTVSRETRRSVKPLAPRKRKRRRLKDLDSDSTVDEEESEDDFQLSDSMEEEEFVVSGDGDAEVGSGEGSEWGSADSNAGNPSRSRRTSRSTHTQRARRSRGRLSSRRRGSSEEEVLNSEEEEEEEEMETEASNEFSESDVDTSRRRPRRRQNSFVNYYETSESEGSQKASNQKNSSVVHRRRLSSSNSEESVHSQDFEPKSLQRRDRGQRSESRRDESKQRHQHLKQRQQRSSSEEDEEENSEEEGETDGSEEDQRPLRRRSNRIETDDEEEEEGVRQRRQNTRGKISTGKSSKVPEDSRSKHTPKGRHNGLVPLPAAARDEDDEEEEEFTGVTDLVNFVFDSEQLS
- the rsf1a gene encoding remodeling and spacing factor 1 isoform X2; the protein is MAAPSTTAGLPPASSPGFAVLCSFLERYGSALDLPELNFSQLERYLQETSAVPQPLIELHVKLLRKISKSVTTEKWEKYLIKVCQECNSTWAWELERKSYAEMTVEFKTGILKYLCECQFDDNLKFKTLVNEEDPDNMRLQPIGRDKEGLMYWFQLDQEQNVRVYAEEQDDLDGSSWRCIARTRNDLADALDQLKAQIDSSVNQEKLDGPKSPSTEKEGKAGDLKNCGSTLTDSIITSTKTNNSMKREASPVAVKPERDVKDEAEWKDVSKPKTQPIPVIDNRVSTIKTLVKEEAKDCPRTWNTISVVMPPVPVKPEMQDDKKEPTRVISSDQQAKIPLKKRELKRSGGYDISNHYGNVNHNNNNLNSNGSISTSTGGIIVRNPSVLLVKEPHVRNEEKMPTVTVPQELNITSSCEKQTSVEPYQKTIRGQYVGVGVIKGPLDRKRPLAESENTSTKDRNGLHGNGSVLTSGAGDEDGGRRSVLVGRSVIKTDNGSVPEEFLSKDVNKMCPDVLESPTIEETETIEMKESQTDVPAENESEEKSLRSPRKRSSQKSKSKLHRRDEGQSTKHSSSDICRVSERGEAGEGETHEDDDDEEVSSELQKEGIRLKIKIPRHRRTPELQHIQSETSNRRSLRRSARICKPSPKVADIQDRKPDQTLTAQGEHTEDEEVKILPTKEVDKKVDVEGRTKSLKGKRRHRRPRWSKTRAKNCKSKGALEGDEDAGDDKATNDEDNKSERGDNKSESDSDQSNELPPEDACKHCGLTNHPELILLCDLCDSGYHTACLRPPLMIIPDGEWFCPPCQHKLLCERLEEQLQNLDTALKKKERAERRRERLVYVGISVENIIPTPDGDAGDDSPQKKKDAKKSNNLGRRSTRTRKSISYRFDDFDEAIDEAIEEDLQDSQDTGVGCDKHVSTVTNQQRSTVSRETRRSVKPLAPRKRKRRRLKDLDSDSTVDEEESEDDFQLSDSMEEEEFVVSGDGDAEVGSGEGSEWGSADSNAGNPSRSRRTSRSTHTQRARRSRGRLSSRRRGSSEEEVLNSEEEEEEEEMETEASNEFSESDVDTSRRRPRRRQNSFVNYYETSESEGSQKASNQKNSSVVHRRRLSSSNSEESVHSQDFEPKSLQRRDRGQRSESRRDESKQRHQHLKQRQQRSSSEEDEEENSEEEGETDGSEEDQRPLRRRSNRIETDDEEEEEGVRQRRQNTRGKISTGKSSKVPEDSRSKHTPKGRHNGLVPLPAAARDEDDEEEEEFTGVTDLVNFVFDSEQLS